A single Amphiura filiformis chromosome 19, Afil_fr2py, whole genome shotgun sequence DNA region contains:
- the LOC140140376 gene encoding uncharacterized protein, protein MDKDKATSEQEDSRSPVEVKKEPVESEDIKDYAANTMNELLAIYGYDEKVDKSVTEDLHLQGFSDDKQGKYGLFMHPPEALFFVVVCKKRIEGKRKSSRLNPMEPGDPIEDCASTSGSSTGSGSDPEVARMQGSGSGGSDLEVARTQLYTAIRSAAEIEERRASYEQQIICAWCQQMGVKRYTLNTATESKAFCSEKCFASCRRAYFKRNKVCDWCRHIRHTKEYVDFQNGDIKLQFCSVKCLNQYKMDVFCKETQSLGSNREYKVEPVPSEEELPSPTAAAAALPTASEESISSIVVGPVTSTIKKSKKPSGLRAIGEARSKSLSSESSSGGACSPLALTTGASNGTMRQIQTMLQNRSSTRIQAQADSTVSSSNGLLPGQKTTPVMTAAPPQAAINAAASVQAAAALQQSTFLGVPAVFQAPMGSSHNQVLGQTPLVVSGNQMPFIPHQTGNVVLQTPQISAPPQIVSPTLPTSPLPVQGVRSQPSSNSTKPPSPQRQQPSTPSSVLPPLTIIVPHPIFVPIPIPIPVPIPIRAEVYDAIKNSADAAAKMKEDAQDFEEPNEHGDTDVDSRRTLLDLDEGRSQSLMNLASIDTLGKESHGILHNRVRILKGLQKPSSSQKSTPNLLLGSFPASNGLHRSASLDLSLASQTGRGKSSLHGHGRKVKTQLVLVGEDTAAVHDGRESSRKVREVLRCHLNKRLSQSALNLAELGLVSTDGGPLRRSHSLSRLRESSMNPQNSLGQVGTHQQVNSLSIPYDKGPTKKPRRVLDNCNRIEEDAETERKLMIHEEEPSNSGTEDDPEEPSCKRKNGPTMVMMCKSVLYVCLVAIPL, encoded by the exons GACTATGCTGCCAACACAATGAATGAACTACTGGCCATCTATGGCTATGACGAGAAAGTTGACAAGTCTGTCACAGAAGATCTTCATTTGCAAGGCTTTTCTGATGACAAGCAAGGCAAGTATGGTCTTTTTATGCATCCACCAGAGGCATTATTTTTTGTGGTTGTCT GTAAGAAGAGAATAGAAGGAAAGAGAAAGTCATCACGATTGAACCCAATGGAGCCAGGTGACCCCATAGAAGACTGTGCCTCAACCAGTGGCTCCAGTACAGGAAGTGGCAGTGATCCGGAGGTGGCCAGGATGCAAGGAAGTGGCAGTGGTGGCAGTGATCTGGAGGTGGCCAGGACACAACTTTATACCGCTATAAGATCAGCTGCTGAAATAG AGGAAAGACGAGCATCATACGAGCAGCAGATCATCTGCGCTTGGTGTCAGCAAATGGGTGTCAAACGCTACACCCTCAACACTGCTACAGAATCCAAAGCCTTCTGCAGCGAGAAATGCTTCGCATCCTGCCGCAGAGCCTACTTCAAGCGCAACAAGGTGTGCGATTGGTGCCGTCACATCCGTCACACCAAGGAGTATGTGGATTTCCAGAATGGTGACATCAAGCTGCAGTTCTGCAGCGTCAAGTGCCTGAATCAATACAAGATGGATGTATTCTGTAAGGAAACTCAGTCTTTAGGTAGCAACAGGGAGTACAAAGTGGAACCGGTGCCATCTGAGGAGGAGTTGCCTTCTCCTACAGCAGCTGCTGCTGCATTGCCCACAGCTTCAGAAGAAAGCATATCTAGCATTGTTGTAGGACCTGTCACGAGTACCATCAAGAAGTCCAAGAAGCCATCTGGACTTCGAGCCATCGGTGAAGCCAGAAGCAAGAGTCTGTCATCGGAAAGTAGCAGCGGTGGAGCCTGCAGTCCTCTAGCCTTGACAACCGGTGCAAGCAATGGAACTATGCGACAGATACAGACTATGCTGCAGAACCGTAGCTCGACTAGAATCCAAGCTCAGGCAGATAGCACTGTGTCTAGCAGCAATGGTTTGTTGCCAGGTCAAAAGACAACTCCGGTCATGACCGCTGCTCCACCACAAGCTGCCATCAATGCAGCAGCCAGTGTGCAAGCTGCAGCAGCTTTGCAGCAGAGTACATTCCTGGGTGTTCCAGCAGTGTTTCAAGCACCAATGGGTTCATCTCACAATCAAGTCTTGGGACAGACACCACTTGTTGTCAGCGGTAACCAGATGCCATTCATCCCTCATCAAACTGGTAATGTTGTCTTGCAGACTCCACAAATTAGTGCTCCTCCGCAGATTGTCAGTCCAACTTTGCCTACCTCCCCTTTGCCGGTTCAAGGGGTACGCTCACAACCTTCGTCAAATTCAACGAAGCCGCCTTCCCCACAGCGCCAGCAGCCGTCAACTCCGTCCTCTGTATTGCCCCCATTAACAATCATCGTTCCACATCCTATTTTTGTGCCCATACCCATTCCGATTCCCGTTCCGATCCCGATTCGTGCAGAAGTATACGATGCCATCAAAAACTCAGCAGATGCAGCAGCAAAGATGAAGGAAGATGCTCAAGACTTCGAAGAACCTAACGAGCATGGTGATACGGATGTAGATAGTAGAAGAACTTTGCTTGATTTAGATGAGGGACGCTCCCAGAGTCTCATGAACCTTGCCTCTATAGACACTCTAGGGAAAGAATCACATGGGATATTACATAATAGGGTCAGAATATTGAAAGGTCTTCAGAAACCCAGCAGCTCACAAAAGAGTACCCCAAATTTGCTGCTCGGTTCATTCCCTGCTAGTAACGGTTTGCACAGAAGTGCCAGTCTTGATCTGAGCCTAGCCTCGCAAACCGGTAGGGGAAAGTCATCGCTGCATGGTCACGGTAGAAAAGTGAAAACGCAACTTGTGTTGGTTGGAGAAGACACTGCCGCTGTGCACGACGGGAGGGAATCATCTCGTAAGGTCCGCGAGGTTCTACGATGTCACCTCAACAAGCGGCTTTCCCAATCTGCCTTGAACCTTGCCGAGCTTGGGCTTGTCTCCACCGACGGCGGGCCGTTGCGAAGAAGCCACAGCTTAAGCCGTTTACGCGAGTCCAGCATGAATCCTCAGAATTCTCTAGGTCAAGTTGGGACTCATCAGCAAGTAAATTCACTTTCTATACCCTACGATAAAGGACCAACCAAAAAGCCGAGAAGGGTGCTTGATAACTGTAACAGGATCGAAGAAGACGCAGAGACGGAGAGAAAACTGATGATTCACGAGGAGGAACCGTCAAATTCAGGAACCGAAGATGATCCGGAAGAGCCGAGCTGTAAACGGAAAAATGGACCAACGATGGTGATGATGTGTAAAAGTGTGCTGTATGTGTGTCTGGTTGCTATaccactatga